One segment of Pantoea sp. Lij88 DNA contains the following:
- a CDS encoding I78 family peptidase inhibitor, with the protein MKFYGKGLLVVGLFALTACQSASKPDTARVAQDPDADRCGASQFQNYVGKPLTALQGQHFEQKVRPIPYDSAVTMDFNLNRLNFLADKNGNISSVYCG; encoded by the coding sequence GTGAAATTTTATGGAAAAGGGCTGCTGGTAGTCGGCCTGTTCGCCTTAACCGCCTGCCAGTCTGCCTCGAAACCCGACACCGCCCGTGTGGCGCAGGATCCCGACGCTGACCGCTGCGGGGCCTCTCAGTTTCAGAACTATGTTGGCAAACCGCTAACCGCGCTGCAGGGTCAGCACTTCGAACAGAAGGTGCGTCCAATCCCCTATGATTCTGCCGTCACCATGGACTTCAATCTCAACCGGCTTAACTTCCTGGCCGACAAAAATGGCAATATCAGTTCCGTTTATTGTGGCTGA